TAAAGCAGTACAATTTATAAAAAAGTTAAACCCAGGTCTTAAGAACAGCAAAATTGAATTAAAATTCAAAGAATTGCATAAATCTAAAGATAAATGTCACACCGATGTTACCCAAGATGAGTTTATTGAAGTTTTCCATGAACTGTGCACTAGACCAGAGATATACTTTTTGCTAGTGCAATTCTCAAGCAATAAGGAATATTTGGACACAAAAGACCTCATGATGTTCTTGGAAGCAGAGCAGGGTGTGGCACAAGTAACAGAGGAAATCAGCCTTGACATTATCAAGAAATATGAACCATCCAAAGGCCAGGAAAAAGGTTGCCTGTCTTTGGATGGCTTTACAAATTATCTTATATCTCCAGATTGTAGTATTTTTGAGCCCGAACACAAAAAAGTTTGCCAAGATATGACCCAACCTTTATCCCACTACTATATAAATTCATCCCATAATACATATTTAATAGAAGATCAGTTTAGGGGTCCTTCAGATATTACAGGGTATATTCGTGCTCTCAAAATGGGTTGCAGAAGTGTTGAACTGGATGTCTGGGATGGTCCAGATAATGAACCTGTGATTTACACTGGCCACACAATGACCACACAGATTGTCTTCCGTAGTGTCATTGACATCATTAACAAATATGCCTTCCATGCCTCAGAGTTCCCATTGGTTCTTTGTTTAGAAAACCATTGTtctgtcaggcagcagaaagtcaTGGTTCAACACATGAACAAAATCTTAGGAGACAAACTTTATACCAGTCCTCCAAATGCAGAAGAGGCGTATCTTCCATCTCCTGAGGCTTTAATTGGCAAAATATTAATAAAGGGTAAAAAACTACCCCCTGAGTGTTCAGGTTTTGAAGGTGATGTTACAGACGAAGATGAAGGTATAGAGATGTCTCAGCGGGTGGAAAAAGGAGAAGAGCAGCAACATATTGTCCCTGTGAAGCGAATACAGCTTTGCAAAGAGCTGTCTGACCTTGTAAGCCTTTGTAAGTCTGTTCAGTTCACTGATTTCCAGACATCTTTCCAGAGCCAGAAGTATTGGGAAGTCTGCTCCTTCAATGAAGTGGCAGCTGGCAAATATGCAAATGAAAGTCCTGGTGATTTTGTCAACTATAACAAAAAGTTTCTGTCTCGGATATTCCCAAGCCCAATGAGAATAGACTCCAGTAACATGAACCCTCAAGATTATTGGAAATGTGGGTGTCAAATAGTTGCCATGAATTTTCAGACTCCAGGTCTAATGATGGATCTTAACATCGGCTGGTTTCGACAGAATGGAAACTGTGGATTTGTTCTACGACCTGCTATCATGCGTGAGCAAATCTCTTTTTTTAGCGCAAACACAAGAGATTCTGTGCCTGGAGTTTCCCCTCAGCTTCTTCATATAAAAATCATAAGTGGGCAGAATTTTCCCAAACCTAAAGGGTCAGGAGCAAAAGGAGATGTTGTGGATCCTTATGTCTATGTTGAAATCCATGGAATACCTGCTGACTGCGCTGAGCAGAGGACAAAAACAGTGCATCAGAATGGAGACAATCCAATATTTGATGAAAGTTTTGAATTTCAGATTAATCTTCCAGAACTCACAATGGTTCGCTTTGTGGTGCTCGATGATGACTATATTGGAGATGAGTTTATTGGGCAGTATACTATCCCATTTGAGTGTCTACAGCCTGGCTACAGACATGTTCCACTACAGTCTTTAACTGGAGATGTTTTGGCTCATGCCTCTTTATTTGTCCATGTAGCTATTACAAATCGCAGGGGTGGAGGAAAGCCTCACAAACGTGGTCTGTCCGTTAGGAAAGCTAAGAAATCAAGGGATTATGCATCAATGAGG
This sequence is a window from Bufo gargarizans isolate SCDJY-AF-19 chromosome 5, ASM1485885v1, whole genome shotgun sequence. Protein-coding genes within it:
- the PLCL2 gene encoding inactive phospholipase C-like protein 2, with the translated sequence MAEPGGGGGSAGEGSVPLPLDTANGKLPLTTSNGDRGSGESNGGKCKIENTSSSGVSNGDCARTDSREDSGTAQPESPGSDKVDKQGLPRRSSIIKDGTKQKRERKKTVSFSSMPAEKKISSASDCINAMVEGSELKKVRSNSRIYHRYFLLDADMQSLRWEPSKKDSEKAKIDIRSVKEVRTGKNTEIFRSNGIYDQISEDCAFSIIYGDNYESLDLVANSADIANIWVTGLRYLISYGKHTLDMIESFQDNMRMSWLSQMFREVDEENAGQVPLCKAVQFIKKLNPGLKNSKIELKFKELHKSKDKCHTDVTQDEFIEVFHELCTRPEIYFLLVQFSSNKEYLDTKDLMMFLEAEQGVAQVTEEISLDIIKKYEPSKGQEKGCLSLDGFTNYLISPDCSIFEPEHKKVCQDMTQPLSHYYINSSHNTYLIEDQFRGPSDITGYIRALKMGCRSVELDVWDGPDNEPVIYTGHTMTTQIVFRSVIDIINKYAFHASEFPLVLCLENHCSVRQQKVMVQHMNKILGDKLYTSPPNAEEAYLPSPEALIGKILIKGKKLPPECSGFEGDVTDEDEGIEMSQRVEKGEEQQHIVPVKRIQLCKELSDLVSLCKSVQFTDFQTSFQSQKYWEVCSFNEVAAGKYANESPGDFVNYNKKFLSRIFPSPMRIDSSNMNPQDYWKCGCQIVAMNFQTPGLMMDLNIGWFRQNGNCGFVLRPAIMREQISFFSANTRDSVPGVSPQLLHIKIISGQNFPKPKGSGAKGDVVDPYVYVEIHGIPADCAEQRTKTVHQNGDNPIFDESFEFQINLPELTMVRFVVLDDDYIGDEFIGQYTIPFECLQPGYRHVPLQSLTGDVLAHASLFVHVAITNRRGGGKPHKRGLSVRKAKKSRDYASMRTLLIKSIDEVFKNAIQPIREATDLRENMQNAVVSFKELCGLSPVANLMQCIMALSTRLAGPENTPVVVMNLTDQYPTMELQGTVPEVMKKILTAYDCIIQSSKALIENVDLVYEKIVQCQKTAMEFHENLNSIGAKEGLKERKMLKAIESFTWNITILKGQSDLLKYAKTETLDNLKQIHYAAVSCGLNKATAGNAEASKPRRSLEAIPEKAGDETGD